A part of Candidatus Electrothrix aestuarii genomic DNA contains:
- a CDS encoding type II toxin-antitoxin system VapB family antitoxin has product MRTNVLLDNELIREAVRLSGLTSENDAVAFALKEFAAARKRLNLLELAGKIKFQTGYDHKAMRKDK; this is encoded by the coding sequence ATGCGCACGAATGTCTTACTTGATAATGAATTAATCCGAGAAGCTGTCAGGCTGAGTGGCCTGACTTCCGAAAATGATGCCGTGGCTTTTGCTCTTAAAGAATTCGCTGCGGCAAGAAAACGGCTCAACCTGCTTGAACTCGCCGGAAAAATAAAATTCCAGACAGGATACGATCATAAAGCCATGCGAAAAGACAAATGA
- a CDS encoding PIN domain nuclease, which translates to MILADTSVLIDLFKGNDNGAVRVFREIIQQEIPFGITSVIYQEVLQGAKTEKEYDTLKEYLSTQIFYHPKDPLISYAEAAEIYFTCRRKGITIRSTIDCLIAQTALEHQLFLLHNDRDFQLIAQATELQLYEL; encoded by the coding sequence ATGATTCTTGCAGATACATCGGTACTTATCGACCTCTTCAAAGGGAATGATAATGGAGCGGTTCGCGTTTTTCGCGAAATTATACAACAGGAAATACCATTCGGTATCACCTCGGTAATCTATCAGGAAGTTTTGCAAGGAGCGAAAACAGAAAAAGAATACGACACACTGAAGGAGTACCTTTCTACACAGATTTTCTACCACCCAAAAGATCCACTCATATCCTATGCCGAGGCAGCGGAAATCTATTTTACTTGCCGAAGAAAAGGAATAACTATACGCAGTACTATTGACTGCCTAATCGCACAGACAGCTTTGGAACACCAACTCTTTCTCCTTCATAACGATAGAGATTTTCAGTTGATAGCTCAAGCTACAGAACTCCAACTGTATGAACTTTGA
- a CDS encoding phosphotransferase — MNNDFIATACQLLSTADNAGEAWPQDKIRISPLTPDGSLRQFCRIHQEDGRTAVAIAPPPDDAVGLKEAISGWHIGRHLFATGAPVPELYGFEEETGLLVCEDLGEQRLHDLMQKEGVNSEQVIRLYRQTVSELARMQVRCKKGFNPDWCWDTPRYDRALMLERESGYFLRALCRDFLQLEIDEERITQEFHALADRASQADSTFFLHRDFQSRNIMIQDSRVRFIDYQAGRQGPLAYDLASLLIDPYASLPTPFQEELLEHYLDALTELLPYDRSQFRQEYLLLALQRNLQILGAFAFLSQQRGKPFFRQYLSPALSSLQSLLAKTATAEYPYLTALCHQCKEQLKTNSPE; from the coding sequence ATGAACAACGATTTCATAGCAACTGCCTGCCAACTTCTCAGCACCGCAGACAATGCAGGTGAGGCCTGGCCACAAGACAAGATCCGCATCAGCCCCCTGACCCCGGACGGCTCCCTGCGCCAGTTCTGCCGCATTCACCAGGAAGATGGCAGAACAGCCGTGGCCATTGCTCCACCCCCTGATGATGCGGTCGGACTGAAAGAGGCCATCTCCGGCTGGCATATTGGCAGGCACCTCTTTGCTACGGGCGCTCCGGTCCCAGAGCTGTACGGCTTTGAGGAAGAGACGGGCTTGCTGGTCTGTGAGGATTTGGGAGAACAACGACTGCACGACCTAATGCAGAAGGAGGGAGTAAATTCGGAGCAGGTCATCCGGCTCTATCGCCAGACAGTCAGCGAACTTGCCCGGATGCAGGTACGGTGCAAGAAAGGATTTAATCCAGATTGGTGCTGGGACACCCCGCGCTATGACCGTGCCCTCATGCTGGAACGGGAATCCGGTTATTTCCTCCGGGCGCTGTGCCGAGATTTCCTCCAGCTGGAGATTGATGAAGAAAGAATCACCCAGGAATTCCATGCCCTGGCAGACAGAGCCTCCCAAGCCGATTCCACCTTTTTCCTCCATCGGGATTTCCAGAGCCGTAACATCATGATCCAGGACAGTCGGGTCCGTTTTATCGACTACCAGGCTGGCCGCCAAGGCCCCTTGGCCTATGACCTTGCCTCCCTACTTATCGACCCCTATGCATCCCTGCCCACCCCGTTTCAGGAAGAGCTGCTGGAGCATTACCTGGACGCTCTCACCGAGCTGCTTCCCTACGACCGTTCCCAATTCCGGCAGGAATATCTGCTCCTGGCCCTGCAACGTAATCTCCAAATCCTGGGCGCCTTTGCCTTTCTCAGCCAGCAACGGGGCAAACCCTTTTTCCGGCAATACCTTTCCCCGGCTCTCAGCTCTCTCCAGAGCCTGCTTGCGAAAACTGCCACAGCAGAGTACCCTTATCTTACAGCACTCTGCCATCAATGCAAAGAACAGCTCAAGACGAACAGCCCAGAATAG